One region of Triticum aestivum cultivar Chinese Spring chromosome 6B, IWGSC CS RefSeq v2.1, whole genome shotgun sequence genomic DNA includes:
- the LOC123134666 gene encoding putative mannan endo-1,4-beta-mannosidase 9, with protein MGTSNARWLMLVSCLAVMALAVGVKATVGGFARADGARFTVGGRPFYPNGFNAYWLMYMASNPADRSKVLDVLDQASRLGATVIRTWAFSDGGSNRPLQTTPGVYSEDVFVGLDFVIAEAKKRGLYLILSLVNNWGDFGGKKQYVQWAKDQGHNLGSEDDFFRDALTQQLYKKHVEKVLTRINSFTGVAYKDEPSIFAWELMNEPRVPTDPSGKTMQAWVTLMSSYVKSMDDKHMVEVGLEGFYGESTPELKRINPGGDSAGTDFIGNNRIPTVDFATIHYYPDVWLPGSTREQQVEFWKTWMASHIEETAKALRKPLVVAEFGWNSVGGAVAARDDYFRMVYDAIYASVKGGGPCAGGLFWQVLAPGMESWADRYAVVLERSSTTAAIVSQEFARIAGITP; from the exons ATGGGCACCAGCAACGCGCGATGGCTGATGCTCGTGTCGTGTCTGGCCGTCATGGCCCTGGCGGTGGGAGTAAAGGCGACGGTCGGCGGGTTCGCGAGGGCGGACGGGGCGCGGTTCACGGTGGGCGGCCGGCCGTTCTACCCGAACGGCTTCAACGCATACTGGCTCATGTACATGGCGTCGAACCCCGCCGACCGGAGCAAGGTGCTCGACGTGCTGGACCAGGCGTCCCGCCTCGGCGCGACGGTCATCAGGACGTGGGCCTTCAGCGATGGGGGCAGCAACCGGCCGCTGCAGACCACCCCCGGCGTGTACAGCGAGGACGTGTTCGTG GGACTAGACTTCGTGATCGCCGAAGCGAAGAAGCGAGGTCTCTACTTGATCCTGAGCCTGGTGAACAACTGGGGTGACTTTGGTGGGAAGAAACAGTACGTGCAGTGGGCCAAAGACCAGGGCCACAACCTGGGCTCCGAGGACGACTTCTTCAGGGACGCCCTCACCCAGCAATTGTACAAGAAACACGTCGAG AAGGTGCTGACGAGGATCAACAGCTTCACGGGGGTGGCGTACAAGGACGAGCCCAGCATCTTTGCATGGGAGCTGATGAACGAGCCCCGCGTCCCGACCGACCCCTCCGGGAAGACCATGCAGGCCTGGGTCACGCTCATGTCCTCCTACGTCAAGTCCATGGACGATAAGCACATGGTGGAGGTCGGACTCGAGGGGTTCTACGGGGAGTCCACGCCGGAGCTCAAGCGGATCAACCCTGGCGGAGACTCCGCGGGCACCGACTTCATCGGAAACAACCGCATCCCCACCGTCGACTTCGCCACCATCCACTACTACCCCGACGTGTG GCTGCCGGGTTCGACCAGGGAGCAGCAGGTGGAGTTCTGGAAGACGTGGATGGCCTCGCACATCGAGGAAACGGCGAAGGCGCTGCGGAAGCCGCTGGTGGTGGCTGAGTTTGGATGGAACTCCgtcggcggcgcggtggcggcgcgggacgactactTCCGCATGGTGTACGACGCCATCTACGCGTCGGTGAAGGGGGGCGGGCCGTGCGCCGGGGGCCTCTTCTGGCAGGTCCTGGCGCCCGGGATGGAGAGCTGGGCCGACCGCTACGCCGTCGTGCTTgagcgcagctccaccaccgccgccatcgtCTCCCAGGAGTTCGCTAGGATCGCCGGAATCACGCCGTGA